A region of the bacterium HR11 genome:
TCACGGTCCGGGTCGAGGGGCCCTATGCCTTTGGCCGCCTCAAGGGCGAGACGGGCGTCCACCGTCTCGTGCGGATCTCGCCCTTTGACGCCAACCGGCGGCGGCACACGTCCTTCGCCTCCGTGTTCGTCATCCCGGAGGTCGAGGACGACATCGAGGTCGAGATCCGACCCGAGGACCTGCGGATCGAGACCTTCCGGGCCGGAGGCCACGGCGGCCAGCACGTCAACATGACGGACTCGGCCGTCCGGATCACGCATATCCCGACGGGCATCGTCGTCCAGTGTCAGAACGAGCGGTCCCAGCACCAGAACAAGCGGATCGCCCTGCAAATCTTGCGGGCCCGTCTGTACGACTACTACAAGCGCAAGCGGGAGGAGGAGTTTCAGCAAAAGTTCGAGTCGGCCAAGACGGACATCAGCTTTGGCCATCAGATCCGGTCCTACATCTTGCATCCTTACAAGCTGGTCAAGGATCACCGCACGGGCCACGAGGACCCGCAGGCCGAGCTCGTCTTAGACGGGGAACACCTGGACGACTTCATCCGGGCCTATCTCATCTACCGTCGGCGTCAGAAAGGCATGGCCGACATCGTTCGGGCTTAAGCCGTGGCGGGAGGCCGGGATGCAAGATGCAGGATACAGGATGGGGAACAAGGTCCCGGGTCCCAGGAGAGAGGTCTGGAGCCATTGCGGAATAGGCGTCTCCGCCCCGCTCGCCCGAGCGGGGTCGCGACTCCAACGTGGCGGCATGACGTCGTGACGACGTTACGGAGTCCGATGATGACCGCCGACCCCAAACCATTCGCCGTTCGCCATCGGAGGCGCGAGATGCGACGGATGCGCTGGACGTGGAGCCTCATAGGGAGTCTGGGCCTGCTGATCGTGGGCGGGGGCCTGCCGCCGGGCCGCTCCCAGGAGCGGTCCCGGCCGCTCCAGCTCATCCGTCTGCCGGCGGGTTTTTCCATCTCCATCTATGCGGACCGTGTCCCCGGCGCCCGGTCCATGACGCGAAGCCCCCGGGGCATCCTTTACGTCGGCACCCGGACGGACCGGGTCTATGCCGTCGTCGACCGGGACGGGGACTTTCGGGCCGACGCGGTCTATACGATCGCCTCCGGCCTGAACGCACCCAACGGCGTCGCCTGGCGGGACGGGACCCTCTACGTGGCTGAAATCAACCGCATCCTGCGATTCGACGGGATCGACGACCGCCTCGACGACCCGCCCCGGCCCGTCGTCGTTCGGGACGACTACCCGACGGACCGCCATCACGGCTGGAAGTTCATCCGCTTCGGCCCCGACGGCTGGCTGTACGTCCCCGTCGGCGCCCCCTGCAACGTGTGCGAGCGGCCGGATCCCTACGCCGCCATCACCCGGATGAAACCCGACGGAAGCCAGGTCGAGGTCGTCGCCCGGGGCGTGCGGAATACCGTCGGCTTTGACTGGCACCCCGTCACGGGAGAGCTCTGGTTCACCGACAACGGCCGGGACTGGCTGGGCGACGACCGCCCCCCGGACGAGCTCAACCGTCTCAGCCGCTTCGGCCTGCACTTCGGCTTCCCGTACTGCCACGGCCGAAACATCCCGGACCCCGAATTTGGCGGAAAGCGGAAGTGTGAGGAATTCACGCCGCCCGTCGTGGAGCTGGGCCCCCACGTCGCCGCTCTCGGGATGCGCTTCTATACGGGTACGATGTTTCCGCCCGAGTACCGAAACCAGATCTTCATCGCCGAGCACGGCTCATGGAACCGGTCTGTGCCCATCGGCTACCGCATCACGGTCGTTCGCCTTCAGACGCCGACCCGGCCGAAGGAACAGGCCCCGCGTGAGCCTCGCGAACCGGCTCCGCGGCCGGCCCCGCCCGAGGTCTACCGGGCCTCTTATGAGGTCTTCGCCGAGGGCTGGCTTCAGGGCGCGGAGCCCTGGGGCCGACCCGTCGACCTCGAGGTCCTGTCCGACGGCTCCTTGCTGGTCTCGGACGACCTCGCCGGCGTCATCTACCGCATCACGTACCGGGGTCGGTGAACATTCGGCGTCAGGTGCTCTGGGCGTTAGCCGTCACCGGGAGTCATCCGGGAATGACTCGATGGTCCGCGCGGGGTCTGTGTGGACTGCGGTCCCTTTTCGGGACCCGGCACACGGTACCTGAGACCATGGCTCATCCAGGAGAGCCCCTATGACCGCATCCGTTCCGAGCCGATGGACGGTCGGTCTCGTGCAGTACGCCCCGGCGTTCGGACGGAAGGCCGCAAACCTGGCCGCCGTCGAAGCTCTCTTACGGGACACCCGAGCGGACCTGATCGTCCTGCCTGAGCTGTTTGCGACGGGCTATCTGTTCCGGGACGCCGCCGAGGCCTACGAGCTGGCCGAGCCGATCCCGGACGGGCCGACGTGCCGGGCCCTGCGGGACTGGTCCCGACGGTGGGACATGGCCATCGTGGCCGGCATCGCCGAACGGGCACCCGACGGCGTTT
Encoded here:
- the prfB gene encoding Peptide chain release factor RF2, producing the protein MSQIAREKTRLESLLAELDRVERQLEDLQVYLELAREGEDVEPEFRQAVERLEKALQEMETRLLLNEEDDERNAILSIHAGAGGTEAQDWAELLLRMYLRWAEAHGFKAQVVDVLPGEEAGLKSVTVRVEGPYAFGRLKGETGVHRLVRISPFDANRRRHTSFASVFVIPEVEDDIEVEIRPEDLRIETFRAGGHGGQHVNMTDSAVRITHIPTGIVVQCQNERSQHQNKRIALQILRARLYDYYKRKREEEFQQKFESAKTDISFGHQIRSYILHPYKLVKDHRTGHEDPQAELVLDGEHLDDFIRAYLIYRRRQKGMADIVRA